CTGGACGTGGTCGACTCGGCGTACGGCCACGACGGCTTCCTGGTCGAGACGGAAGTGGTGGGCAAGCTGATCCGCCGCACGCTGGAGCTGGCACAGCGGTGAGCTCACCCAAGGCGCGTTCCCTGTCCTTCGGCTCGGAAGCCGCAGCCTACGAACGCGGCCGACCGTCGTACCCGCCGGAGGCCATCGACTGGCTGCTCCCCGAAGGGGCCCACGATGTGCTGGATCTGGGCGCGGGCACGGGCAAGCTGACGACCAGGCTCGTCGAACGCGGGCTGGACGTGATCGCCGTCGATCCCATCCCGGAAATGCTTGAGCTGCTGTCGAACTCACTGCCGGAGACCCCGGCGCTGCTGGGTACGGCGGAGGAGATCCCACTGGCCGACAACAGCGTGGACGCGGTGCTGGTGGCGCAGGCCTGGCACTGGTTCGACCCCGAGCGGGCCGTCAAGGAGGTCAGCCGGGTGCTGCGTCCCGGCGGTCGGCTGGGCCTGGTGTGGAACACCCGCGACGAACGCCTGGGCTGGGTCAAGGATCTGGGCCGCATCATCGGCCCCGAACACGATCCGTTCACCAACGAGGTGACACTGGCCGAGCCGTTCGGCGATGTCGAGCGGCATCAGGTGGAGTGGACGAGTTACCTGACGCCCCAGGCCCTCATCGACCTGGTGGCCTCGCGGAGCTACTGCATCACCTCGCCGGAGAAGGTGCGTACCCGGACGCTGGAGCAGGTGCGCGAGCTGCTGGCCACCCACCCGGCGCTGGCCAATTCGTCGGGGCTGGCGCTGCCCTACGTCACCGTGGGGATCCGGGCCACCCTCGTCTGAGGACGACCGCCGAACGTTGGCTTGTGTTCGAGCATCCGGCGAAAGTTCGAACACAAGGCAACGTTCGGCGACATTGAGCTAGCCCAGGACGAACTCGCCGATGACGGCGGTGCCGGGTCCCGGCCGGGCGCCCGGGCCTGCCGTGGCCGTGGTTGTCGACGCGTCGAGTTCGCCTCCGCACTCTGCGCACACGGTTTTCGCCGTGGTCGCGCGGCCACATTCGGTGTGCACGATCAATGCCGGCGGCCCGTCCTCGCCCGCCAGCCACTTGTCCCCCCAGGCGACCAGTGTCGCGATCACCGGGTACAGATCACGCCCTTTGTCGGTGAGCACGTACTCGTAGCGCGGCGGTGCGCTCTGATATCGGCGGCGTTCCACCACCCCGTGACGTTCGAGTTCATCGAGGCGCGCCGCCAGGATGTTCGACGCGATCCCGAGATCCCGCCGGATGTCCTCGAACCGGGTCATCCCCGCGAACAGGTCACGCAGGACGAGCGGTGTCCACCGCTGCCCCACCACCTCGACAGCCCGTGCGATCGAGCACGAGATGTCGCTGAAGGACTGTTTGGGCACCACTCAACCGTAGTTCATTGCGTTTCACAATGAACTACGGTTGAGTGGGTTGCAAATCGCAAGTTAGGTGAGGAGAGGGCATGACAACGACTACCGACTCGGTCGCCGCATTCTGCGAGGCCACCCGCACCAGGGACCTCGACGCAGTGATCGCGACGCTGGCGCCCGATGCCTCGTTGACCTCGCCGCTGTCCGGCCGGATGGTGTTCCGCGGTCACGACGATCTCCGACTGCTCCTCGGCGCGGTGTACGGCGGCCTGCGCGACCTGACCTGGCAGGAAACGATCGGCGATGGCCCGACGCGCGTCGCGATCAGCGAAGGCCGGGTCGCCGGCGTCGCCATCACCGACGCGCTCGTGTTCGAACTCGACGAGAGCGGACAGATCCGACGCCTGCGTCCACACCTGCGGCCGTGGCTCGCGACCACGGTGTTCGCTGTGCTGCTCGGACCGAAGATCGCCCGCCATCCCGGCGTCCTGCGCCGCGCCCTCAGGCGCTGAGCTCAGCCACCTCGGAGTCAGGACCGAACCAGCGCGCCAGCGCCGCCCGCAGCCCTTCCGCATCGAATTCGTCTGCAGCCCAGGCGACATAGCCGTCAGGCCGGATCAGCAAGGCCGCGGCGGGCCGATCCGCCGCGGTCGTCACCGTCACGTCGACCCGGTCACGCCAGCCGTCAGCGACGTCGGCGCAGGCCCCGCCGGACAGATCGAGCAGCATCGGCCGCCCCGAGTGCAGCAGCTCGGCGATGCGGCGGCCGTCGTCCAGCAGGAAATCGGGAACGAAGTATCCGGACAGCCGGTGCCCGTCTTCGACCTCGTAACGGACATCGGAGCCGGACAGCACGCCCGCGATATGCGCCGAGCCGTCCGGCGTGGCCAGCAGTTCACCGAAAAGCGTTCGCAGCGCAGTGACTTCGGGACCGGCAGCCATCAGGGCGGCCTGGGCCATCGAGTGCATCATCACCCGCTGACCGGCCGGCCAACGCTCACTGTGATAGCTGTCCAGCAGGCCGTCGGGCGCCCGCCCCTGCACGGCGGCGGCCAGTTTCCAGCCCAGGTTCATGGCGTCCTGAAGTCCGAGATTCAGGCCCGGCCCACCCATGGCGGAATGCACATGGGCCGCATCGCCTACCAGAAACACGTTGCCGGCGCGGTACTGCTCGGCCTGGCGGGTGTTCTGGCCGTTGATGCGCCGCAACGCGTGCGGACCGGGACCGTCGGGCGGTTCGATCGGCAAGTCAGCGCCGACCACGCGCTTCACACTCTGGCGCAGTTCATCGATGGTCAGCTCAGGCGCATCGTCGGGCAGAACGGAGCCGTATTCGATGGTTCCCAACATCGAGCGTCCCGGCTGGAACTCGGCATAGATCAGAACCCCGCCGTCGAAGCGATTGTGCCCGAATGGGATTTGGCCAATGCCGGGCACATCCAACGCTCCGTAACCGGTGCGCAGCTCATCCGGCACGCGGATGTGAGCGACCCGGGCGACCACGTCGGTGGTCAGCCCAGGAAACTCGATGCCGGCCTTCTTCCTGACCGGGCTGCGGCCACCGTCGGCCCCGACCAGGTAGGTGGCAGGTAACCGGTAATCGCCCGCCGGCGATGCGACGTCGACGATGACACCGCCGGCCACCTGCTCCAGCGCGACGAGTTCGTGCCCCCACCGGATCTCGACGCCGAGGCCGCGCACCCAGTCCACCAATTGCCGCACCACGCGTGGCTGCTGGATCAGCATACCGTACATCGGGTTGTCGATGACATCGGTAAACGGCACCTGCATGCCCGCGAAGATGTAACCGGCCATGGGTTCGGGCCCCTCGCCCGTCCCGCTGAGCTCCCCATACAGACCGCGCAGATCGAGCACTCGATTTGCCTGCCCGACAATGCCATTGGCCTTGAGTTCCGCACTGGGCTCGGGCAGTTGCTCGAGCACCACCGGCCGTACCCCGGCCAGGGCCAACTCCCCCGCCACCAACAGACCGTTCGGGCCGGCGCCCGAGATGACGACGTCTACGTGATCTTTCATTTCTTCCCTCCCGGTTCGGGCAGGCCCGCGGCCACCGCCGCGAACCCTTTGCGCAGCAGTGACGCGAAAGTCACCGGCGGATCTGCGTTTCCGTAAGCGTCCATCGCAGCGTCGCCGACCGCCCGCACGACGGCCGCCACCAGGCGCGGATACATGTCATGCGGCTCGGTGCCGGTCCGCTCGGCGATCGCGACGATCCACTCATCAGCCAATCCTCGGAAGGTCGCGTCGCGAATCTCCGGGATCATCAGCAATTTCCGGACCTCGGCCAGCTGCTCGCGGGTTGGCAGCGCGTTCTCCGCACCATAGACGTCGGCCATGTCGTCGTCCAACGGTTTGATCACCGATTCGGTGATCGCGGTCCACAGCGGTTCATCCGCAGGACGCGCCCGCAGCGTGTCGATACCGCGCCGGAGGCGTTCCTGCTGCCGGTAAGCCAGCGCGTCGTACTTGCCGGCGAAGTAGTTGGTGAAGGTACGCAGCGAGACACCGGCCAGGTTGGCTATGTCCTCGCGGGTGACGTTCTCCAAACCGCGCTCGAACGCGAGGCTCAG
Above is a window of Mycolicibacterium boenickei DNA encoding:
- a CDS encoding winged helix-turn-helix transcriptional regulator yields the protein MPKQSFSDISCSIARAVEVVGQRWTPLVLRDLFAGMTRFEDIRRDLGIASNILAARLDELERHGVVERRRYQSAPPRYEYVLTDKGRDLYPVIATLVAWGDKWLAGEDGPPALIVHTECGRATTAKTVCAECGGELDASTTTATAGPGARPGPGTAVIGEFVLG
- a CDS encoding class I SAM-dependent methyltransferase translates to MSSPKARSLSFGSEAAAYERGRPSYPPEAIDWLLPEGAHDVLDLGAGTGKLTTRLVERGLDVIAVDPIPEMLELLSNSLPETPALLGTAEEIPLADNSVDAVLVAQAWHWFDPERAVKEVSRVLRPGGRLGLVWNTRDERLGWVKDLGRIIGPEHDPFTNEVTLAEPFGDVERHQVEWTSYLTPQALIDLVASRSYCITSPEKVRTRTLEQVRELLATHPALANSSGLALPYVTVGIRATLV
- a CDS encoding TetR/AcrR family transcriptional regulator, translating into MAPGLRERKKLDTRRALSDAALSLAFERGLENVTREDIANLAGVSLRTFTNYFAGKYDALAYRQQERLRRGIDTLRARPADEPLWTAITESVIKPLDDDMADVYGAENALPTREQLAEVRKLLMIPEIRDATFRGLADEWIVAIAERTGTEPHDMYPRLVAAVVRAVGDAAMDAYGNADPPVTFASLLRKGFAAVAAGLPEPGGKK
- a CDS encoding nuclear transport factor 2 family protein, which encodes MTTTTDSVAAFCEATRTRDLDAVIATLAPDASLTSPLSGRMVFRGHDDLRLLLGAVYGGLRDLTWQETIGDGPTRVAISEGRVAGVAITDALVFELDESGQIRRLRPHLRPWLATTVFAVLLGPKIARHPGVLRRALRR
- a CDS encoding FAD-dependent monooxygenase, with the translated sequence MKDHVDVVISGAGPNGLLVAGELALAGVRPVVLEQLPEPSAELKANGIVGQANRVLDLRGLYGELSGTGEGPEPMAGYIFAGMQVPFTDVIDNPMYGMLIQQPRVVRQLVDWVRGLGVEIRWGHELVALEQVAGGVIVDVASPAGDYRLPATYLVGADGGRSPVRKKAGIEFPGLTTDVVARVAHIRVPDELRTGYGALDVPGIGQIPFGHNRFDGGVLIYAEFQPGRSMLGTIEYGSVLPDDAPELTIDELRQSVKRVVGADLPIEPPDGPGPHALRRINGQNTRQAEQYRAGNVFLVGDAAHVHSAMGGPGLNLGLQDAMNLGWKLAAAVQGRAPDGLLDSYHSERWPAGQRVMMHSMAQAALMAAGPEVTALRTLFGELLATPDGSAHIAGVLSGSDVRYEVEDGHRLSGYFVPDFLLDDGRRIAELLHSGRPMLLDLSGGACADVADGWRDRVDVTVTTAADRPAAALLIRPDGYVAWAADEFDAEGLRAALARWFGPDSEVAELSA